A single region of the Gossypium arboreum isolate Shixiya-1 chromosome 12, ASM2569848v2, whole genome shotgun sequence genome encodes:
- the LOC108453861 gene encoding probable membrane-associated kinase regulator 2, with translation MEAFSLLKYWRGGGGGSNGCVSARSAATAGGTTTIVTAVSTRQVVDTDDDDDDDGPFFDLEFAVPDEDETEGNEEKKEEDEDGNIEGDENEEQSDGDDAKSDDGSFDGDDREFNFTLSSGSSSDPCDPNLTLSPSDDLFFKGRLVPIEANSCLESKPPQFPVSLLKSATKFRVFLLRFKKSKLNSTEKTESGSANGPVSVPTTTKKQETTQEENNKNKLFTVKFKVEEVPIMSLFSRDNSKSQKQQSSEDSVSDEKKFTKDVMQKYLKKVKPLYVRVSRRYGEKLKFSGQLSLGSLKPAATPPSTAAQKPVSGKATTVEKGQVEAEGGKNLKQVNIPAGLRVVCKHLGKSRSASSAVAASPPAPTLSKRRDDSLLQQQDGIQSAILHCKRSFNGCQDSSESSVLPRSVSDPSHEKSVNLSRNSSPDEAKA, from the exons ATGGAAGCTTTTAGCTTGCTTAAGTATTGGAGAGGGGGTGGTGGTGGTAGTAATGGTTGTGTTAGTGCACGTTCTGCAGCCACAGCCGGAGGCACGACTACGATTGTGACGGCGGTGAGTACTCGTCAGGTGGTGgatacggatgatgatgatgacgaCGATGGGCCTTTCTTTGACTTGGAGTTTGCGGTTCCTGACGAGGACGAAACAGAGGGGAATGAAGAgaaaaaggaagaagatgaagatgGTAACATTGAAGGTGATGAAAATGAGGAACAAAGTGATGGTGACGATGCAAAATCTGATGATGGAAGCTTTGATGGTGATGATAGAGAGTTCAATTTTACACTCTCCTCTGGTTCAAGCAGCGACCCTTGTGATCCAAACTTAACTCTATCTCCTTCAGATGATTTGTTCTTTAAAGGAAGGTTGGTACCCATTGAAGCAAACTCTTGTTTGGAATCAAAGCCTCCTCAATTTCCAGTTTCATTGTTGAAATCGGCCACCAAATTTCGAGTTTTCTTGTTAAGGTTCAAGAAATCGAAGCTCAACTCAACTGAAAAAACAGAGTCGGGTTCAGCTAATGGACCTGTTTCAGTCCCCACGACTACAAAAAAACAAGAAACAACCCAAGAAGAAAACAACAAGAACAAGCTTTTCACAGTGAAATTTAAGGTTGAAGAGGTTCCTATAATGTCTTTGTTCTCCAGAGACAACAGCAAGTCGCAGAAACAGCAGAGTTCTGAAGACTCTGTTTCCGATGAAAAGAAATTCACCAAAGACGTCATGCAAAAGTACTTGAAGAAAGTTAAGCCGCTTTACGTTCGGGTTTCACGAAGGTACGGCGAGAAGTTGAAGTTTTCAGGGCAGTTGAGCTTGGGTTCTTTGAAACCTGCTGCAACGCCACCGTCCACGGCTGCTCAGAAACCGGTTTCCGGTAAGGCAACGACGGTGGAGAAGGGACAGGTGGAGGCAGAGGGTGGGAAGAACCTCAAGCAGGTGAACATTCCGGCTGGACTTAGGGTGGTTTGCAAGCATTTGGGAAAGAGTAGATCGGCTTCCTCCGCCGTGGCGGCTTCCCCTCCGGCGCCAACTTTGTCTAAGAGGAGAGATGATTCTCTATTGCAACAGCAAGATGGAATCCAAAGCGCCATCCTACATTGCAAGAGATCCTTCAATGGCTGTCAAG ATTCTTCAGAGTCTTCTGTTTTGCCAAGGTCTGTAAGTGACCCATCCCATGAAAAATCAGTTAATTTGTCAAGAAACTCATCACCAGATGAAGCCAAAGCGTGA
- the LOC108489887 gene encoding reticulon-like protein B3 has product MAEHEEKKHEESLMERIAEKIQGRDSSSSDSDNDKPSESSIKAKVFRLFGREKPVHHVLGGGKPADIFLWRNKKISAGALGVATVIWILFEMLEYHLLTLVCHLLILALAVLFLWSNAATFINKSPPRIPEVQIPKDPVMEFAQALRFEINRAFAVLRDIASGRELKKFLSVIAGLWVLSIVGSWCNFLTLFYIVFVLLHTVPVLYEKYEDKVDPFAEKAMHEIKKQYAVFDAKVLSKIPRGPLKEKKKD; this is encoded by the exons ATGGCTGAGCACGAAGAGAAGAAGCACGAGGAATCGTTGATGGAAAGGATAGCCGAGAAGATCCAAGGTCGTGATTCGTCGTCATCGGATTCCGATAATGACAAGCCATCGGAATCATCGATCAAGGCCAAGGTCTTCCGTCTTTTTGGAAGAGAAAAGCCCGTTCACCACGTTCTCGGTGGAGGCAAAC CGGCTGACATTTTCCTTTGGAGGAACAAAAAGATATCGGCAGGAGCGCTCGGTGTCGCAACTGTGATATGGATTTTGTTTGAAATGCTCGAATACCACCTTCTCACACTAGTGTGTCATTTGTTGATACTTGCTCTTGCAGTACTGTTCTTGTGGTCAAATGCTGCTACCTTCATTAACAA GTCTCCACCACGCATCCCTGAAGTTCAAATTCCTAAGGACCCAGTTATGGAGTTTGCTCAGGCACTTCGGTTTGAGATCAACCGGGCTTTTGCTGTCCTACGGGATATTGCATCAGGAAGAGAACTCAAGAAGTTCCTATCT GTGATCGCCGGCTTATGGGTCTTGTCTATTGTCGGAAGTTGGTGCAACTTCTTAACACTGTTTTACATAG TCTTCGTACTTCTTCACACGGTACCCGTGCTATACGAGAAATACGAGGACAAGGTGGACCCATTTGCTGAGAAAGCAATGCATGAGATTAAGAAGCAGTATGCAGTGTTTGATGCAAAGGTTCTAAGTAAGATTCCAAGGGGACCAttaaaggagaaaaagaaggatTAG
- the LOC108453635 gene encoding calcium-dependent protein kinase 1-like, whose protein sequence is MGNCNSQPSADSQFRPETNTGGGPNHGINVLPADASAPRPPKPSTHHNLSSSSPAPNHHTAPSTTPPIGRVLGRPMEDVRSTYVFGRELGRGQFGVTYLVTHKETNQQFACKSIATRKLINRDDIEDVRREVQIMYHLTGHRNIVELKGAYEDRHSVNLIMELCAGGELFDRIIAKGHYSEREAANLCRQIVTVVHNCHSMGVMHRDLKPENFLLLSKDEDSPLKATDFGLSVFFKPGDIFKDLVGSAYYVAPEVLRRRYGHEADIWSAGVILYILLSGVPPFYGETEQSIFDSILRGNIDFASDPWPFVSSSAKDLVRKMLRHDPKDRLSAVEVLNHPWIREDGDASDKPLDVAVLTRMKQFRAMNKLKKVALKVIAENLSEEEIIGLKEMFKSMDTDNSGTITFEELKAGLPKLGTKLSENEVRQLMEAADVDGNGAIDYIEFITATMHMNRMEREDHLYTAFQYFDKDNSGYITMEELEQALKKYNMGDEKTIKEIIAEVDTDRDGRINYDEFVAMMRKGNPELANNRRRK, encoded by the exons ATGGGTAACTGTAACAGTCAACCATCCGCCGATAGCCAGTTCCGACCGGAGACCAACACCGGCGGTGGTCCCAACCATGGCATCAATGTCCTACCTGCTGACGCATCGGCTCCAAGACCCCCCAAACCTTCAACCCACCACAACTTGTCCTCCTCCTCCCCCGCCCCCAACCACCACACTGCTCCATCCACTACTCCACCGATCGGTCGTGTGCTTGGCCGTCCCATGGAAGACGTCCGGTCAACTTACGTCTTCGGCCGCGAGCTCGGTCGTGGGCAGTTTGGTGTTACCTACTTAGTGACTCACAAAGAAACCAATCAGCAATTCGCTTGCAAATCCATCGCCACCCGTAAGCTTATCAACCGTGATGACATCGAAGACGTCCGCCGAGAAGTCCAGATTATGTACCATCTAACCGGCCACAG GAATATTGTGGAGCTGAAGGGGGCTTATGAGGATCGTCACTCCGTGAATCTGATAATGGAATTGTGTGCGGGAGGTGAGTTGTTTGACCGGATTATAGCGAAAGGCCACTATTCAGAGAGGGAGGCGGCTAATTTGTGCCGGCAGATCGTGACGGTGGTTCATAATTGTCATTCCATGGGGGTTATGCATAGGGACTTGAAGCCTGAGAATTTCTTGTTATTGAGTAAGGACGAGGATTCTCCATTGAAGGCTACAGATTTTGGGCTCTCTGTATTTTTCAAGCCAG GAGATATTTTTAAGGATCTGGTCGGAAGTGCTTATTATGTAGCTCCAGAAGTATTGCGGCGACGCTATGGACATGAAGCTGATATTTGGAGTGCTGGGGTGATTCTCTACATTCTCCTGAGTGGAGTCCCACCATTCTATGGAG AAACTGAACAGAGTATCTTTGATTCTATTCTTCGGGGAAATATTGATTTTGCATCGGATCCATGGCCCTTTGTTTCCAGCAGTGCCAAAGATCTTGTGAGGAAGATGCTACGACATGATCCTAAGGATCGGCTTTCTGCAGTTGAAGTCTtaa ATCATCCATGGATACGTGAAGATGGTGATGCATCTGATAAACCTCTTGATGTGGCTGTTTTAACTAGAATGAAACAATTCAGGGCAATGAACAAACTCAAAAAAGTTGCTTTAAAG GTAATTGCAGAAAATTTATCTGAAGAGGAAATCATAGGTTTGAAGGAGATGTTCAAATCTATGGACACAGATAATAGTGGAACAATCACCTTTGAGGAGTTGAAAGCTGGCCTTCCTAAACTCGGTACTAAGCTTTCTGAGAATGAAGTGAGGCAATTAATGGAAGCG GCTGATGTTGATGGAAATGGAGCCATTGATTACATTGAGTTTATAACAGCTACCATGCACATGAATAGAATGGAAAGAGAAGACCACTTGTACACCGCTTTCCAATACTTTGACAAGGACAATAGCGG GTACATTACAATGGAAGAGCTAGAGCAGGCCCTTAAGAAGTATAATATGGGTGATGAAAAAACAATAAAAGAAATCATTGCAGAAGTTGACACAGACAGG GATGGAAGAATTAACTATGATGAGTTTGTTGCCATGATGAGAAAAGGCAACCCAGAGTTGGCCAATAACCGAAGACGCAAGTAA
- the LOC108453180 gene encoding uncharacterized protein LOC108453180, with protein sequence MGDADTRKVRNICILAHVDHGKTTLADHLIAATGGGVLHPKLAGKLRFMDYLDEEQRRAITMKSSSIALHYKHHEINLIDSPGHMDFCSEVSTAARLSDGGLVLVDAVEGVHIQTHAVLRQSWIEKVTPCLVLNKIDRLICELKLSPMEAYNRLLRIILEVNGIMSTYKSEKYLSDVDSILAGPSGEVTDENLESIEDDEEDTFQPQKGNVAFVCALDGWGFTINEFAEFYASKLGASTSALQKAFWGPRYFNPKTKMIVGKKGLSAGSKARPVFVQFVLEPLWQVYQAALEPDGDKGTLEKVIKSFNLSVPPRELQNKDPKIVLQAVMSRWLPLSDAVLSMVVKCMPDPISAQSYRISRLLPKREILDKGVDSNVLAEADLVRKSVEACDSSPEAPCIAFVSKMFAVPTKMLPQRGPQGEILNNFTDEGGTSESDECFLAFARIFSGVLTSGQRVFVLSALYDPLRGKSMQKHVQEAELQSLYLMMGQGLKPVTSARAGNIVAIRGLGQHILKSATLSSTRNCWPFSSMAFQVSPTLRVAIEPSDPADMGALMKGLRLLNRADPFVEVTVSSRGEHVLAAAGEVHLERCVKDLKERFAKVSLEVSPPLVSYKETIEGDLSNALEDLKLFTADSDYVEKVTSNGRCTIRVKVLKLPPTLTKVLDESADLLSDIIGGKLGQSGKSLEMHALSLSENESPIEVLRKRMVDALESDFLCGNENDKDQAEKCKGKWLKLLRRIWALGPRQVGPNILFTPDYKTENNDGTSLIHGSPYVSLRLGLADNSTASDIAAIASSELTQPLYGEAESLESSLMSGFQLATAAGPLCDEPMWGLAFVVEAYISPSAVQAGESEPNQQSEQYGLLTGQIMTAVKDACRGAVLQRKPRLVEAMYFCELNTPTEYLGPMYAVLARRRARVLKEEMQEGSPLFTVHAYVPVSESFGFADELRRWTSGASSALLVLSHWEALPEDPFFVPKTEEEIEEFGDGSSVLPNTARKLINAVRRRKGLPVEEKVVQHATKQRTLARKV encoded by the coding sequence ATGGGTGACGCTGATACTAGAAAGGTTAGGAATATATGCATATTAGCACATGTTGATCATGGTAAAACCACGTTGGCTGATCATTTAATTGCCGCCACAGGTGGTGGCGTGCTTCACCCTAAATTAGCTGGTAAACTTAGGTTTATGGATTATCTTGATGAAGAACAAAGGAGAGCGATAACGATGAAGAGTTCTTCTATAGCTCTTCATTATAAACACCATGAGATTAACCTTATAGATTCCCCTGGTCATATGGATTTTTGTAGTGAGGTGTCTACTGCTGCACGGTTGAGTGATGGTGGGTTGGTTTTGGTTGATGCGGTCGAGGGTGTTCATATTCAAACTCATGCGGTCTTGCGTCAATCTTGGATTGAGAAGGTTACCCCGTGTTTAGTTCTTAATAAGATTGATAGGTTGATATGTGAGTTGAAGTTGAGCCCTATGGAAGCTTATAATCGGTTATTGAGGATTATTCTTGAGGTCAATGGGATTATGAGTACGTATAAGTCGGAGAAATATTTATCTGATGTTGATTCCATACTTGCTGGCCCTTCTGGCGAGGTAACTGATGAGAATTTGGAGTCTATAGAGGATGACGAAGAGGATACTTTTCAGCCTCAAAAAGGAAATGTGGCATTTGTGTGTGCTTTGGATGGGTGGGGTTTCACGATTAATGAGTTTGCTGAATTCTACGCTTCTAAGCTTGGGGCAAGTACATCTGCACTTCAGAAGGCTTTCTGGGGTCCTCGCTATTTCAATCCCAAGACCAAGATGATTGTTGGGAAGAAGGGATTAAGCGCAGGAAGTAAGGCAAGGCCAGTGTTTGTGCAGTTTGTCCTTGAACCACTTTGGCAGGTTTACCAGGCTGCTTTGGAGCCGGATGGGGACAAAGGGACACTTGAGAAAGTGATTAAGTCTTTTAATTTGTCTGTTCCTCCTCGTGAATTGCAGAATAAGGACCCCAAGATTGTGCTTCAAGCTGTCATGAGTAGATGGCTTCCTTTGTCAGATGCAGTTTTGTCAATGGTGGTGAAGTGTATGCCAGATCCAATTTCTGCTCAGTCTTACAGGATTTCACGTTTGCTTCCCAAAAGAGAGATTCTTGATAAAGGGGTGGACTCTAATGTGCTTGCAGAGGCTGATCTAGTGAGAAAGTCAGTTGAAGCTTGTGATTCTAGCCCTGAAGCACCGTGTATTGCTTTTGTGTCTAAGATGTTTGCGGTTCCGACAAAGATGCTTCCCCAACGAGGTCCTCAAGGGGAGATTTTAAACAATTTCACTGATGAAGGTGGAACTAGTGAATCTGATGAGTGCTTCCTTGCATTTGCTAGGATCTTTAGTGGGGTTCTTACATCAGGACAAAGAGTTTTCGTGCTTTCAGCTCTATATGATCCTTTGAGAGGGAAATCGATGCAGAAGCACGTGCAGGAAGCTGAATTGCAGTCCTTGTATTTAATGATGGGTCAGGGTCTGAAACCAGTGACCTCTGCAAGGGCTGGGAATATTGTGGCAATTCGTGGACTTGGCCAGCATATATTAAAGAGTGCAACTCTTTCGTCTACAAGAAACTGTTGGCCTTTCTCCAGTATGGCATTTCAGGTTTCCCCTACCCTAAGGGTTGCAATTGAACCCTCTGATCCTGCAGATATGGGTGCTCTTATGAAAGGTCTGAGGCTTCTCAACCGAGCTGATCCATTTGTTGAGGTCACTGTTTCATCTAGGGGGGAACATGTGTTAGCCGCTGCTGGTGAGGTTCATCTAGAAAGATGCGTCAAGGATTTGAAGGAGAGATTTGCAAAGGTGAGCCTGGAAGTCTCTCCACCTCTTGTCTCCTATAAAGAGACCATTGAGGGTGATTTGTCTAATGCATTGGAGGATTTGAAACTTTTTACTGCTGACTCAGATTATGTTGAAAAAGTGACTTCAAATGGAAGATGTACCATTCGTGTTAAAGTCTTGAAACTTCCACCTACACTAACCAAGGTGCTTGATGAAAGTGCTGATTTGCTCTCAGATATTATTGGAGGTAAACTGGGGCAGAGTGGTAAAAGCTTAGAAATGCATGCGTTAAGTCTGAGTGAAAATGAGAGTCCAATTGAAGTACTCAGAAAACGCATGGTCGATGCTCTGGAGAGTGATTTTTTGTGCGGAAATGAAAATGACAAGGATCAGGCTGAAAAATGCAAAGGTAAATGGCTCAAGCTTCTTAGGAGGATCTGGGCTCTTGGTCCAAGGCAAGTTGGTCCTAACATCCTTTTCACTCCAGATTACAAAACAGAGAATAATGATGGCACTAGTCTGATACATGGCTCTCCTTATGTGTCTCTGAGACTGGGTTTGGCTGATAATTCTACTGCTAGTGATATTGCTGCTATTGCATCTTCGGAACTGACTCAACCACTGTATGGAGAAGCAGAAAGTCTGGAGAGTAGTCTGATGTCTGGATTTCAACTGGCTACTGCAGCTGGGCCCTTATGTGATGAGCCAATGTGGGGATTAGCATTTGTCGTTGAAGCTTATATCTCTCCCTCAGCTGTTCAGGCTGGTGAGTCAGAACCTAACCAACAATCTGAGCAGTATGGCCTTCTTACTGGGCAGATAATGACAGCTGTGAAGGATGCCTGTAGAGGAGCTGTGCTTCAGAGGAAGCCTAGGCTTGTCGAAGCCATGTACTTTTGTGAGTTGAATACTCCAACAGAGTATTTGGGCCCTATGTATGCAGTTCTTGCACGGAGGCGAGCCCGAGTTTTGAAGGAAGAAATGCAAGAAGGCTCTCCACTTTTTACAGTGCATGCCTATGTGCCAGTTTCTGAAAGTTTTGGTTTTGCTGATGAGCTAAGGAGATGGACATCTGGGGCTTCTAGTGCCCTTCTTGTGCTTAGTCACTGGGAAGCACTTCCTGAGGATCCATTTTTTGTACCGAAAACAGAAGAGGAGATAGAAGAATTTGGTGATGGTTCTAGTGTTCTTCCAAATACAGCAAGAAAGCTCATTAATGCTGTGAGGCGGCGAAAGGGTTTGCCTGTAGAAGAAAAAGTAGTTCAGCATGCAACAAAGCAGAGGACGCTAGCTCGTAAAGTGTAA